In the genome of Siniperca chuatsi isolate FFG_IHB_CAS linkage group LG17, ASM2008510v1, whole genome shotgun sequence, one region contains:
- the LOC122864576 gene encoding saxitoxin and tetrodotoxin-binding protein 1-like, translating to MIVVKRAVLLLLPLLLAVIGTDAAPCTRDCARLTKMLSTKDLHKILGEWVLVWSVSDTQQVSDRLGNLSSSYIKLQLLPDNKTIMYNERYMLLDMLCSKLDFNISLNFDPSEYHTLHIMSALAENFIYESCSDCLAVLYRGKMANTSKVGRFLFIYKREGHHRDVELLKAAHSDHKKLAECLGFPHDKTFSYDGATGSCHLKSSPAAQPEHS from the exons ATGATTGTTGTGAAGCGAgcggtgctgctgctgctgccgctgctgctggcGGTGATCGGCACAGACGCGGCGCCGTGCACCAGAGACTGTGCCCGTCTGACCAAAATGCTGTCAACAAAAGACCTGCACAAG ATTTTAGGGGAGTGGGTTCTGGTCTGGTCCGTCTCTGATACCCAGCAAGTCTCTGACCGGCTGGGAAACCTCTCCAGCTCCTACATCAAGCTCCAACTCCTCCCTGACAACAAAACCATCATGTACAACGAGAGATACATGTTACT TGATATGCTGTGTTCTAAGCTTGATTTCAACATATCGTTGAACTTTGACCCCTCCGAATACCACACACTGCACATCATGTCTGCCT tgGCGGAGAATTTTATCTATGAGAGCTGCTCCGACTGTCTGGCGGTGCTCTACAGAGGCAAAATGGCCAACACAAGCAAAGTGGGCCGATTCCTGTTCATCTACA agagGGAGGGGCACCATCGGGATGTTGAGCTGTTGAAAGCGGCACACAGCGATCATAAGAAACTGGCAGAGTGTCTGGGATTTCCTCACGACAAAACGTTCAGCTACGACGGAGCTACAG GTTCTTGTCATTTGAAATCTTCTCCAGCAGCGCAGCCTGAACATTCCTGA
- the LOC122864564 gene encoding uncharacterized protein LOC122864564, translating into MPEHTINVAGKDIVFLVDSGATDSVIRESEFAVLPKMSGRFVRTVGVSGTPLVERYTTPLPCSEEIEKHFKHSFLLSKRCPINIIGRDMMIRLGIILISTPEGIIVARISDTASQYVKHSSMELMYSYQWKVPHTAAGSVNNTLITEVTALFPDNYTRIDIKSPQELHCTSHVHLGVDKHFEDTWFRQDKERNTLKLTWLYRNDKRCTVSVAFNDPLCKALFQVPNTYPHVPLVKAKQDTWECLGPWTRRCEEAAGWVKTSDSGGFSQPTSAGVIIPCAKSPVRTPIFPVRKLRDAGEPQHWRFVQDLQAVNAAVHARAPNVPNPHTILSQVPPGSKWFSVVDLANAFFSIPVDPDSQYWFAFSFEGKSFTFTRLVLESLMMR; encoded by the exons atgcctgaacacacaatcaatgttgctggaaaagatattgtttttcttgtggattctGGTGCGACTGATTCTGTCATTAGAGAGTCAGAATTTGCAGTCCTTCCAAAGATGAGTGGcagatttgtgaggacagtAGGAGTTTCAGGAACACCCCTGGTGGAAAGGTATACCACACCATTGccatgcagtgaagaaattgagaaacactttaaacattcattcttgttatCTAAACGATGCCCGATCAATATTATTGGAAGAGATATGATGATAAGATTAGGAATTATTCTGATTTCCACTCCCGAAGGCATCATTGTAgccagaatttctgacactgcatcacaatatgtgaaacacagtagcaTGGAGCTGATGTACTCTTATCAATGGAAAgtgcctcacacagctgctggctctgtaaataacactctGATTACCGAGGTCACAGCTCTCTTTCCAGACAACTATACACGAATAGATATCAAGTCGCCACAagagttacactgcacatcacatgtacatcttggggttgataaacattttgaggacacatggttcaggcaagacaaagagagaaacacactaaagctgACCTGGTTGTACCGGAATGATAAAAGATGCACTGTCTCAGTAGCTTTCAATGACCCACTgtgtaaagctttgtttcaggtccctaacacatatcctcatgtccccctggtcaaagcaaagcaggatacatgggaatgcttgggcccttggaccagacgttgtgaggaagctgctggttgggtaaagacatcagactcgggtggattttcacaaccaaCTTCAG caggagtGATTATTCCATGCGCAAAATCTCCAGTCCGGACACCTATTTTCCCCGTACGGAAACTCCGGGACGCCGGAGAACCACAACATTGGAGATTCGTGCAGGACTTGCAGGcggtaaatgcagcagtacatgcaagagcacccaatgttcccaacccacacacaatactctcacaggtgccacctgggagtaagtggttttcagttgttgacctggctaatgcatttttcagcatcccagtggatCCTGACAGCCAGTATTGGTTTGCGTTCTCTTTTGAAGGTAAGAGTTTCACATTCACCAGACTTGTCCTGGAATCTTTAATGATGCGttaa
- the LOC122864575 gene encoding saxitoxin and tetrodotoxin-binding protein 1-like isoform X2, whose translation MIVVKPAVLLLLPLLLAVIGTDAAPCTRECARLTKMLPTKDVHKILGDWVMVWSVSDTQQGSDRLGNLSSSYIRFQLLPDNKTIMFNKRSMLLDMLCSKYDFNISLNFDPSEYHTLHIISALGENFFYESCSDCLALVYRGKMANTSKVGRFLFIFWREGHHRDVELLKAAHSDHKKLAECLGFPHDKPFSYDGATGSCHLKSSPAAQPEHS comes from the exons ATGATTGTTGTGAAGCCAgcggtgctgctgctgctgccgctgctgctggcGGTGATCGGCACCGACGCGGCGCCGTGCACCAGAGAATGTGCCCGTCTGACCAAAATGCTGCCAACAAAAGACGTGCACAAG ATTTTAGGGGACTGGGTTATGGTCTGGTCCGTCTCTGATACCCAGCAAGGCTCTGACCGGCTGGGAAACCTCTCCAGCTCCTACATCAGATTCCAACTCCTCCCTGACAACAAAACCATCATGTTCAACAAGAGGAGCATGTTACT TGATATGCTGTGTTCTAAGTATGATTTCAACATATCGTTGAACTTTGACCCCTCCGAATACCACACACTGCACATCATCTCTGCCT tgGGGGAGAATTTTTTCTATGAGAGCTGCTCCGACTGTCTGGCGTTGGTCTACAGAGGCAAAATGGCCAACACAAGCAAAGTGGGCCGATTCCTGTTCATCTTCT ggaGGGAGGGGCACCATCGGGATGTTGAGCTGTTGAAAGCGGCACACAGCGATCATAAGAAACTGGCAGAGTGTCTGGGATTTCCTCACGACAAACCGTTCAGCTACGATGGAGCTACAG GTTCTTGTCATTTGAAATCTTCTCCAGCAGCGCAGCCTGAACATTCCTGA
- the LOC122864575 gene encoding saxitoxin and tetrodotoxin-binding protein 1-like isoform X3, which translates to MIVVKPAVLLLLPLLLAVIGTDAAPCTRECARLTKMLPTKDVHKILGDWVMVWSVSDTQQGSDRLGNLSSSYIRFQLLPDNKTIMFNKRSMLLDMLCSKYDFNISLNFDPSEYHTLHIISALGENFFYESCSDCLALVYRGKMANTSKVGRFLFIFWREGHHRDVELLKAAHSDHKKLAECLGFPHDKPFSYDGATD; encoded by the exons ATGATTGTTGTGAAGCCAgcggtgctgctgctgctgccgctgctgctggcGGTGATCGGCACCGACGCGGCGCCGTGCACCAGAGAATGTGCCCGTCTGACCAAAATGCTGCCAACAAAAGACGTGCACAAG ATTTTAGGGGACTGGGTTATGGTCTGGTCCGTCTCTGATACCCAGCAAGGCTCTGACCGGCTGGGAAACCTCTCCAGCTCCTACATCAGATTCCAACTCCTCCCTGACAACAAAACCATCATGTTCAACAAGAGGAGCATGTTACT TGATATGCTGTGTTCTAAGTATGATTTCAACATATCGTTGAACTTTGACCCCTCCGAATACCACACACTGCACATCATCTCTGCCT tgGGGGAGAATTTTTTCTATGAGAGCTGCTCCGACTGTCTGGCGTTGGTCTACAGAGGCAAAATGGCCAACACAAGCAAAGTGGGCCGATTCCTGTTCATCTTCT ggaGGGAGGGGCACCATCGGGATGTTGAGCTGTTGAAAGCGGCACACAGCGATCATAAGAAACTGGCAGAGTGTCTGGGATTTCCTCACGACAAACCGTTCAGCTACGATGGAGCTACAG actga
- the LOC122864575 gene encoding saxitoxin and tetrodotoxin-binding protein 1-like isoform X1: MIVVKPAVLLLLPLLLAVIGTDAAPCTRECARLTKMLPTKDVHKILGDWVMVWSVSDTQQGSDRLGNLSSSYIRFQLLPDNKTIMFNKRSMLLDMLCSKYDFNISLNFDPSEYHTLHIISALGENFFYESCSDCLALVYRGKMANTSKVGRFLFIFWREGHHRDVELLKAAHSDHKKLAECLGFPHDKPFSYDGATEMADSNTPGVGVVGEPGI, translated from the exons ATGATTGTTGTGAAGCCAgcggtgctgctgctgctgccgctgctgctggcGGTGATCGGCACCGACGCGGCGCCGTGCACCAGAGAATGTGCCCGTCTGACCAAAATGCTGCCAACAAAAGACGTGCACAAG ATTTTAGGGGACTGGGTTATGGTCTGGTCCGTCTCTGATACCCAGCAAGGCTCTGACCGGCTGGGAAACCTCTCCAGCTCCTACATCAGATTCCAACTCCTCCCTGACAACAAAACCATCATGTTCAACAAGAGGAGCATGTTACT TGATATGCTGTGTTCTAAGTATGATTTCAACATATCGTTGAACTTTGACCCCTCCGAATACCACACACTGCACATCATCTCTGCCT tgGGGGAGAATTTTTTCTATGAGAGCTGCTCCGACTGTCTGGCGTTGGTCTACAGAGGCAAAATGGCCAACACAAGCAAAGTGGGCCGATTCCTGTTCATCTTCT ggaGGGAGGGGCACCATCGGGATGTTGAGCTGTTGAAAGCGGCACACAGCGATCATAAGAAACTGGCAGAGTGTCTGGGATTTCCTCACGACAAACCGTTCAGCTACGATGGAGCTACAG AAATGGCGGACAGCAACACCCCTGgcgttggtgttgtgggagagcctggtatttaa